In Falsibacillus pallidus, the genomic window TGACCAAAGAAGACATTGAGCTCGTGACAGAAGCGGAGTCTGTGATTAAGCGGCTATTTACGCCAGACAAACACCACGTAGGTGCGGCCATCAGAACAAAGGAGGGCAAGATGATATCTGCGGTACATATTGAAGCCTACATCGGCAGGGTGACGGTGTGCGCCGAAGCCATTGCAATCGGGAAAGCCATTTCCGAGGGTGAAAGGGTATTCGATACAATCGCAGCCGTAAGGCATCCACACCCTGATGAGGTTGTTCAAGATCTGCGGGTAGTGAGCCCGTGCGGCATGTGCCGTGAACTTATATCAGACTACTCTCCTGAGTGCTTCATCATATTAGAAGTGGATGGGGAGCTCGTCAAAACCAAAATCAGTGAGCTTCTTCCGTTGAAGTACAAGAGAAGTAAATAATACTTAGAAACCTATGCACCTTTCCAGTCTAATATGGAAGGTGCTTTTCTTATGGAGCATCATCGACATGATTCGCCAAATATCGGGTGGTGACAGTCACCTTTAGGGGATTTTCTTGTAGTTTTTTGACTAATTATAATATTCTTAAGATTATAATAATTTAAAGTTTTGGGAGTTATTTTTTGGAAATGCTAGATTTGGGGGCTTGTACCCTGCGAGATGGCGAATGGGGGTGGTGATGGTTTCTGTTATGATCAATTTAACAAATATTTAGCCAATTAAATATTTGTCCTCCATGACTTACATAACTTACAAATATGTAAAAGAAGGGAGTGTACGAAATGAAAAAAATCAAAATTAAAAAAGTTGAAAAATTAGTACCTCTTATCTGCCACTACCGATAAGAGAAAAATATTGGCCGTGTATAGGTATATACACGGTCAATATTTATTTTTCCCACAAAAGGAGGAGAAACGATGAAACCGAAATTCAAAGAAATCATGAAGCCGATTGTTTCTGTTGATGAGTCGATTCGCATCGGTTTTGAAGGAGAAATTTTTGATATCGATAATCCGGATAACTTTACCTTACATATGCTTGAACAATTTGATGGAACGAAAAATATCGAAGAATTAGCGGGAATCCTGGAGGTGAGTGTGGAAGAAGTGTTAGAGGCGGTTGAAATGTTCAATGAAATCGGCCTGCTGGAGGATGCGGATGATGACCCAACGATCGTTTTGACAAACGAACAGAAAGAAAGGTACCGTGCAAACCTTACCTATTTCTCCAACTACGCTGACATGACTACAAAACGTGAGAGCTTCCAGGAGAAATTGAAGGATGCTACGGTTGCGGTGCTGGGATTAGGAGGAGCGAGCCTTGACGCTGCTTGCCTGGCCGGACTTGGCGTCGGGAAAATCATCGGGTTGGATTATGACACGGTTGATATCAGCAATCTGAACCGTCAGTTTTTATATTCAGAGAATAATATTGGGCAATTAAAGGCAAATGCAGCCCTTCAGCGAATCAAAGAGCTTAATAGTGACATAGAAATGGAAGTCCTCAATATGAAAGTAATGAATGCTGAAGGACTAATGGATGTCTTGAAAGATGTCGATCTAGTCATTAATGGAATCGATTCGCCTGGCATCATTGCATCTCGTTGGGTCAATTCTGCTTGCACAGCCTTGAATATCCCGTTCCTTCAAGGGGGCATCAGCAACACTAATATCATCTGGGAGAAAATCATTCCGAACTCCAGCGGCTGCTATGACTGCTTCCTCATTCATTTTTTACGGGTGGATCCTTATTTTCAGCATCAGTTAATGGCGTTGTATAACCAGACGTTTGAAAGAAGGAACACAGCAATAGCACCTCATGTGGCCTTGCTCAGCGGGTTTATCATCTCAGAAGCGGCTAAAATCATCAGCGGACACGAAGCATCGATGCCTGCCTCGACCTCCCATATCTTTAATACGAAGACAATCGAGATTACAAAAGAACACAAATGGGACAAGCTTCCTGAATGCCCGACATGCGGGAATAATGGCAGTCATTCAGTTGAACCTGTAGATATCGAGCAGCTGCTGTCCATTTCTAAGGAAAAGGAAATGATGGTATGAGAAAACTGACGCTTGACTCCATACTGGATGCGTCGCATTTATCCGTACAGCCGGAAGGAGAAGAGTTCACGATAGGCGACCCAGTAAAGAATATTTTTATCCGGATTCCTGAAGAGGGGGCACAGGTCGTTCGCTGTTTGAATGGAGAAAGAACGATTCAAGACGTCCAGGACAAGCTCCTGAATGAATTTGGATTTGAAGTGGATGTCCTGGATTTCGCCGATTCGCTTTTAGATTTAGACCTTATAGCGAAATGGGACGGTGAAATTTTGACGGAAGAGGCTGCGCATGAAAATAAAATGCCCCAGAAGCTCGGCATGATTTTCTTTGGGAAGCCTACATTGATGATTTATGGTTTGTTGGCGGCTTCAGCGATCATGATAGGACTTACTTCTCGATTGTCTTTTCCTCTTTATCAAGATGCATTTGTCTTTGATTCGATAGGGAAAAGCCTTCTGTACTTCTTTTTAATCTCGTGGGTTTTGACCATTGTTCATGAAGCCTGCCATTATATTGCCGCTTCGAAAGAGGGAGTGCCCGTAAAGTTCAATTTAAGCATCCGCTGGTTTTGGGTGGTAGTCGAAGCAGACATGAATGGGTTATGGTCGCTTCCAAAGAGGAACAGATATATCCCATTGCTCGCAGGAATGATAATGGATGCTGTCATTTTGAGTGGAGCAATTATCATTTCGGGGAGAATATCTGGAAACGAGTTTGTTTTCGGAACCTGCAAAATGATCATGCTCATTCAAACGTATAAACTATTATGGCAGTTTTTGATTTTTGTTAGGACAGATGTCTATTATGTCATTGTCACAAGACTGAATGCTGCTGATTTGACTAAGGATGCGCTCTCATTTTTACTGCGCCCGATTTCAAAAAAATATAAAGAGAACTATGAACATTTATCCTCGACTGAGAAAACATTCGCGAAAAACTATGGTTGGATGTATGTGATAGGCCTGGTGATTGCCATTTTCATCTATTGCATGTATACCATTCCCGGAGCAGTGTTTGCGTTCAAAGAAGCGATGGGGCAAATCTTAATCTATAAATTCAACACAGTTGGTTTCTGGGACGGGATGATTCCGATCCTCATTGCATTGTTCGAAGCATTCCTGTGGGGAATTGGCGCCTATCAAACTTATGCCAGAAGGAGGACTACACATGTGGAACTGCAAAACCATTAAGGTAGAAGGAACGAATCACTTTGTGAGAGAGCGGCTTTTGGAGAAAGAAGCAGAGACTATTTGTTTCATTCATGGACTTGGATGGACGGGTGAAATCTGGAGTTCAGCGGCGAAGTTTATGGAGGGATATCAGTTGATTGCACCGGATCTGCCGGGGCACGGTGAATCTGATCCGACTAATGCCTATGATTATCACACATTAGCGGAGCAATTACACTCCCTTATGAAAGAGATGAAAGTGGAGCGGCCCATTTTGGTTGGAAGTTCATGGGGCGCAGGTGTAGTCGTTAAATATGCAAGTCTCTATCCTGATCATGTGGATCGAGTCGTTTTATTGGATGATGGCTACTATCCTATCGCAGAAACCCCCGGATTGAAATGGGAAATGATTGAGAATGGTGAATTTCCAGCGGAAGCATTGAAAGATCTGGATAGTTACTATGAATTTATGAAATCGGATAATCCACAATTTTGGAATCAGGAAATTGAAAAGGCTGTAAGGGATCAGATCACAGTTAAAGAGGACGGGAAAGTAGCATTTAAAGCGAAAGATGAAACGCAGTTAGCTTGTATGAAGGCTGCATGGGATTTTGATCCGTTAGCTGAAGAAAATCGATTAACCGTACCAAGCGTTCTGCTCATTGCCCATAGTTTGAATGAAGACGAAGAGAGGAGAAGGTTTAAACGGGTGAAAGCGAATGATTTTTACAAGCTGAACAATGGTTATGCTATTGAAATGGAAGAAACCGATCATTTAATCATGCTGGATAAACCTATGGAATTAGTTAAAGTCATTAGAGATGCCTCTTCAGTGAAACTATAGGAGAAAAGGATGAATGTTGAATGAGAATACCCATAATCAATTCTGAATTATGGGTATTTTGATTTTTGATAACGCTTACTTAAGTTTGGTAAAATGGTAGAGAAAAGAAATAAAGGAGGAAAAAGGATGGGTAATAAGTTTTTGAAATCATCAATCTCGATGATGCTGTTGTGCATCATGGTGCTTGGGGCTTTTTTAAACCCTCAAATGCAAACGCTTGCACAAGAAAGCACAACCAAAGTTATCATTCATTATCAAGAATCTCCTGATAACCAGAAGGACTGGAATCTATGGGTCTGGCCAGAAAATGGGGACGGGTCCAGGTATGAATTTACAGGGGAAGATGCATTTGGAAAGACCGCAGAGGTGAAACTTAGCGGGATTCATCAGAAAGTGGGCTTTATTGTCCGTACGGATAGTTGGGAAAAGGATGGCGGAGACCGCTGGATCGACACTTCAAGTGGAATAGGTGAGGTCTGGGTCAAAGCAGGTGATGAAAAGACGTACACTTCGCCGCCTGATGGAGAGTACAGGGATTTCCCAAGTTTTGACCATGTTAAAGTCAAATTGCATTACCATCGGTACGATCAGAAGTATGATGGCTGGAATCTGTGGATGTGGAATCCGGAGCATGATGGGCAGCGCGTCAATTTTACTGGTGAAGACAGTTTCGGAAAAGTAGCAGAGCTTAATTTGGATGATGCTGACGGTATTCAAAAACTGGGATTCATTGTCCGAAAGAGTGTAGATGGCAACGATTGGTCTGCCAAAGATATCGATCATGACCGATTCATCACACGCTTCAATGAAGATGGAACTGCAGAGGTTTGGCTTGTCCAGGGACAGGAGAGTGTTTACCAGGATCCCGGTTTTGTAGACTTGAATCCGGTCATCACTCAAGCCTCAATGGACGGATTCAATCAAATAACGCTTGAAACCAATGTTCCATTTTCTTTGAAGGATTCTGCTGAAAGCATTAAGCTCGATGGAGCAGAAATCGAGAAAATCACACCATACAATGCAGAAGATGTGGATTTGCTCAATAAGGTACGTATTTTTACGAAAGAAAACCTGGATCTCTCCAAATCTTATAAAATTTCGATGGATGGGTATGGGGAAAAAGAGGTTGTACTGGGTAAAGTCATCCGCTCCAAAGAGTTTGATGACCAATTTTATTACGATGGCTGGCTCGGAAATCAGTATCAAAAAAATAAAACCGATTTTACGCTATGGGCACCGACGGCATCTGAAGCTCACCTAGTGGTTTATAAAGATACATCGTCAAATGAAGCAACGGAATTTCCGATGAAAAAAGGAAAGAAAGGCACTTGGACCGCTGGCCTTAAAGGCGATCAGGATGGCCTTGTCTATACGTATAAAGTGAAAATCGGTGGAGCTTGGACAGAAGCCGTAGATCCATATGTACGCGCCGCGACGATTAACGGCGACCGAGGTGTGGTTGTTAATTTGGATAATACGAATCCGAAGCATTGGAACAATCATGAAGCCAAATTGCCAAACCCCGAGGATGCGATCATCTACGAAGCTCACGTGAGGGATCTATCCATTTCTCCAGACAGCGGGATTGAGCATAAAGGAAAATTTCTGGGGATGACGGATAAAAACACAAAGGGAACAGAGGGAAATGCAACAGGTCTTTCCTATATCAAAAAGCTAGGTGTTACCCATGTTCAGTTCCTTCCGATCTTTGATTTCAATAGTGTGGACGAAACGAAGCTTGATCAGCCGCAGTACAATTGGGGCTATGATCCGAAGAACTATAATGTGCCAGAAGGGTCGTATTCAACAGATCCTGCAGATCCATATAAAAGAATCACAGAGTTGAAGTCTATGATACAAGCCCTCCATGACAATCAGCTGCGAGTAATCATGGACGTCGTGTACAACCATGTATTCAATGCCAATCAATCCAATTTCCAAAAGCTTGTACCAGGCTATTATTTCCGGTTCAATGAGGATGGGTCGTTTGCCAACGGAACAGGTGTCGGAAATGATACCGCATCTGAACGGAAAATGATGAGGAAATTCATTGTGGATTCTGTGTCGTATTGGGCAAAGGAATACCATATGGACGGGTTCCGCTTCGATTTGATGGGAATCCATGATACAAAGACCATGAATGAAGTGCGCCATGCATTAAATAAAATTGATCCTAGTATCATCGTTTTAGGTGAAGGATGGGATTTGAACACTCCATTGGATCCGGCTTTAAAAGCTGATCAAAAGAACGCCGAAGACATGCCGGGTGTGGCCCATTTCAATGACAGCATCCGTGATGCGATAAAAGGAAGCGTCTTTGATGATAGTGATAAAGGATTCGTCAACGGAAAAGCGGGCGTAGAGGATATCTTGAAGCAAGGGATTGAAGGCGGAATCCACTATCCTGATTCTATGGCGACTTACCGTGATCCGGAACAGGTGATCAATTATGCAGAAGCCCATGACAATCTGACTCTATGGGACAAGCTGCAGCTGACAAACCCTGAATCAGATACGGAAACATTGAAGCAAATGCATAAATTAGCCTCTTCCATTCTATTGACCTCTGAAGGCATTCCATTTATTCAAGCCGGCCAGGAGTTTATGAGGACGAAAAATGGCGACCACAACAGCTATCAATCTCCTGATTCTGTAAATCAATTGGATTGGAACAGAGCTGCGGAATTCCATTCGGAAGTGGACTATTTCAAAGGATTGATTGATCTAAGGAAGCATTATCAATCGTTCCGCATGACGACGGCTGCGGCCATCGAGAAGAATCTGAACTTCATGGACGCACCTGATCGTGTGGTAGCATATTCACTTAATGCGAAAGCTCTCCATGATAAAGCAAAAGAAATTGTAGTAATTCATAATGCGAATGAAGAAGGGCAACTGGTGTCACTTCCACAGAATGCAGC contains:
- the pulA gene encoding type I pullulanase — translated: MGNKFLKSSISMMLLCIMVLGAFLNPQMQTLAQESTTKVIIHYQESPDNQKDWNLWVWPENGDGSRYEFTGEDAFGKTAEVKLSGIHQKVGFIVRTDSWEKDGGDRWIDTSSGIGEVWVKAGDEKTYTSPPDGEYRDFPSFDHVKVKLHYHRYDQKYDGWNLWMWNPEHDGQRVNFTGEDSFGKVAELNLDDADGIQKLGFIVRKSVDGNDWSAKDIDHDRFITRFNEDGTAEVWLVQGQESVYQDPGFVDLNPVITQASMDGFNQITLETNVPFSLKDSAESIKLDGAEIEKITPYNAEDVDLLNKVRIFTKENLDLSKSYKISMDGYGEKEVVLGKVIRSKEFDDQFYYDGWLGNQYQKNKTDFTLWAPTASEAHLVVYKDTSSNEATEFPMKKGKKGTWTAGLKGDQDGLVYTYKVKIGGAWTEAVDPYVRAATINGDRGVVVNLDNTNPKHWNNHEAKLPNPEDAIIYEAHVRDLSISPDSGIEHKGKFLGMTDKNTKGTEGNATGLSYIKKLGVTHVQFLPIFDFNSVDETKLDQPQYNWGYDPKNYNVPEGSYSTDPADPYKRITELKSMIQALHDNQLRVIMDVVYNHVFNANQSNFQKLVPGYYFRFNEDGSFANGTGVGNDTASERKMMRKFIVDSVSYWAKEYHMDGFRFDLMGIHDTKTMNEVRHALNKIDPSIIVLGEGWDLNTPLDPALKADQKNAEDMPGVAHFNDSIRDAIKGSVFDDSDKGFVNGKAGVEDILKQGIEGGIHYPDSMATYRDPEQVINYAEAHDNLTLWDKLQLTNPESDTETLKQMHKLASSILLTSEGIPFIQAGQEFMRTKNGDHNSYQSPDSVNQLDWNRAAEFHSEVDYFKGLIDLRKHYQSFRMTTAAAIEKNLNFMDAPDRVVAYSLNAKALHDKAKEIVVIHNANEEGQLVSLPQNAAWHLLVDGQQAGVKTVKVIHGNKVMVPALSTFVLKR
- a CDS encoding HesA/MoeB/ThiF family protein, whose protein sequence is MKPKFKEIMKPIVSVDESIRIGFEGEIFDIDNPDNFTLHMLEQFDGTKNIEELAGILEVSVEEVLEAVEMFNEIGLLEDADDDPTIVLTNEQKERYRANLTYFSNYADMTTKRESFQEKLKDATVAVLGLGGASLDAACLAGLGVGKIIGLDYDTVDISNLNRQFLYSENNIGQLKANAALQRIKELNSDIEMEVLNMKVMNAEGLMDVLKDVDLVINGIDSPGIIASRWVNSACTALNIPFLQGGISNTNIIWEKIIPNSSGCYDCFLIHFLRVDPYFQHQLMALYNQTFERRNTAIAPHVALLSGFIISEAAKIISGHEASMPASTSHIFNTKTIEITKEHKWDKLPECPTCGNNGSHSVEPVDIEQLLSISKEKEMMV
- a CDS encoding cytidine deaminase, producing MNTYELTKEDIELVTEAESVIKRLFTPDKHHVGAAIRTKEGKMISAVHIEAYIGRVTVCAEAIAIGKAISEGERVFDTIAAVRHPHPDEVVQDLRVVSPCGMCRELISDYSPECFIILEVDGELVKTKISELLPLKYKRSK
- a CDS encoding alpha/beta fold hydrolase, with protein sequence MWNCKTIKVEGTNHFVRERLLEKEAETICFIHGLGWTGEIWSSAAKFMEGYQLIAPDLPGHGESDPTNAYDYHTLAEQLHSLMKEMKVERPILVGSSWGAGVVVKYASLYPDHVDRVVLLDDGYYPIAETPGLKWEMIENGEFPAEALKDLDSYYEFMKSDNPQFWNQEIEKAVRDQITVKEDGKVAFKAKDETQLACMKAAWDFDPLAEENRLTVPSVLLIAHSLNEDEERRRFKRVKANDFYKLNNGYAIEMEETDHLIMLDKPMELVKVIRDASSVKL